In Nicotiana tabacum cultivar K326 chromosome 19, ASM71507v2, whole genome shotgun sequence, one DNA window encodes the following:
- the LOC107806260 gene encoding putative protein phosphatase 2C 10, with protein MGNLCCFNSLFSQLAGGRSSCSSGKGRSNQGPTKYGFSLVKGKASHPMEDFHVAKFVQLQGRELGLFAIYDGHLGDSVPAYLQKHLFSNILNEEDFRNDPHRAILKAYERTDQAILSHSPDLGRGGSTAVTAILINGRKLWVANVGDSRAVLSRRGQAIQLSIDHEPNTERGDIENRGGFVSNMPGDVARVNGQLAVSRAFGDKNLKSHLSSDPDVTNADVDGDTDILILASDGLWKVMSNQEAVDIVRKVKDPHKAAKQLAIEALIRESKDDISCIVVRFKG; from the exons ATGGGTAATTTATGCTGCTTCAATTCTCTCTTCTCGCAG CTTGCAGGAGGACGGTCATCATGTAGCTCTGGAAAAGGAAGAAGCAATCAAGGGCCTACAAAGTATGGTTTCAGCTTGGTTAAGGGGAAAGCTAGTCATCCCATGGAGGATTTCCATGTTGCTAAATTCGTCCAGTTGCAAGGACGTGAACTAGGACTTTTTGCTATTTATGATGGGCATTTGGGAGATAGTGTTCCTGCCTATTTACAGAAGCATTTGTTTTCCAATATCTTAAACGAG GAAGATTTTCGGAATGACCCTCATAGGGCAATCTTAAAAGCATATGAGAGAACAGATCAAGCTATTCTTTCACACAGTCCTGATCTTGGAAGAGGTGGTTCCACTGCTGTGACTGCAATTCTTATAAACGGTCGTAAGCTATGGGTAGCAAATGTTGGAGATTCCAGAGCAGTGCTCTCTAGGAGGGGTCAGGCCATCCAGCTATCAATTGATCATGAACCAAACACTGAGCGAGGCGACATTGAAAACAGAGGTGGTTTTGTCTCAAACATGCCAG GAGATGTTGCTAGAGTGAATGGCCAACTAGCTGTATCTCGCGCTTTTGGGGACAAGAATCTGAAATCACACCTGAGCTCTGATCCTGATGTTACAAATGCTGATGTCGATGGGGATACAGATATTCTCATACTTGCGAGCGATGGTCTATGGAAG GTAATGTCTAATCAAGAGGCAGTTGACATTGTGAGGAAAGTCAAGGACCCACATAAGGCAGCCAAGCAGTTAGCGATCGAAGCACTGATCAGAGAAAGTAAAGATGATATCTCATGCATTGTTGTCCGATTTAAGGGGTAA